In a genomic window of Scyliorhinus torazame isolate Kashiwa2021f chromosome 5, sScyTor2.1, whole genome shotgun sequence:
- the LOC140418013 gene encoding uncharacterized protein, giving the protein STNLERHEDTPTLEKRWKCGDCGKGFRVPSALEAHRRSHTGERPFTCSQCEKGFIQLSALQSHQRAHTGERPFTCSQCEKGFTRLSSLKSHQRIHTGERPFTCSQCEKRFTTSLSLRIHQRIHSGERPFTCSQCGKRFTQLSSLRRHQQVHTEERPFTCSQCEKGFTHLSSLLAHQRVHTGERPFICSQCEKRFAQLSNLWIHKRVHTGERPFTCSQCEKGFTTSSNLLAHERVHTEERPFICSQCEKRFTWLSTLRRHQRVHTGEKALTCS; this is encoded by the coding sequence tcgacaaacctggagagacacgaggacacccccaccctggagaaacgatggaaatgtggggactgtgggaagggattcagggttccatctgcactggaagctcatcggcgcagtcacactggggagaggccgttcacctgctctcagtgtgagaagggattcattcagttatccgccctgcagtcacaccagcgagctcacactggggagaggccgttcacctgctctcagtgtgaaaagggattcactcggttatccagcctgaagtcacaccagcgaattcacacgggggagaggccgttcacctgctctcagtgtgagaagagattcactacaTCATtgagcctgcggatacatcagcgaattcacagtggggagaggccgttcacctgctctcagtgtgggaagagattcactcagttatccagcctgcggagacatcagcaagttcacactgaggagaggccgttcacctgctctcaatgtgagaagggattcactcacttatccagcctgctggcacaccagcgagttcacactggggagagaccgttcatctgctctcagtgtgagaagagattcgctcagttatccaacctgtggatacataagcgagttcacactggggagaggccgttcacctgctctcaatgtgagaagggattcactacttcatcgaacctgctggcacatgagcgagttcacactgaggagagaccgttcatctgctctcagtgtgagaagagattcacttggttatccaccctgcggagacaccagcgagttcacacaggggagaaggcgttaacctgctcttag